The Pueribacillus theae genome has a window encoding:
- the folB gene encoding dihydroneopterin aldolase produces MDKIMMNQLEFYGYHGVYPEETKLGQRFYVDLIMEMDLSKSAKSDNLNDTIDYGAVHDLVKSIMEGEPRNLVETLAEEISSSLLNEFSFIENVTVKVVKPDPPIPGHYESVAVEIMRSRSV; encoded by the coding sequence ATGGATAAAATTATGATGAATCAATTGGAGTTTTATGGATATCACGGAGTCTACCCCGAAGAAACCAAGCTTGGGCAGCGATTTTATGTCGATCTAATCATGGAAATGGATTTAAGCAAATCTGCAAAAAGTGACAACCTAAATGATACAATTGATTATGGGGCTGTTCACGATTTGGTGAAGAGTATTATGGAAGGCGAACCGCGTAATCTTGTCGAAACGCTTGCTGAAGAAATTTCATCTTCGCTTTTAAACGAATTTTCGTTCATTGAAAACGTTACTGTAAAAGTCGTAAAACCTGATCCACCAATTCCGGGGCATTATGAATCAGTGGCTGTTGAAATCATGAGGAGCCGTTCTGTGTAA